The following coding sequences lie in one Nitrospiraceae bacterium genomic window:
- the thiS gene encoding sulfur carrier protein ThiS, with protein MRLKLNGENFETKNSGTVKELLDELRIEQGRVAVEVNMTVIKKSDYKSFRLNEGDEVEIVNFVGGG; from the coding sequence ATGAGACTGAAACTTAACGGAGAAAATTTCGAGACAAAAAATTCAGGCACTGTCAAAGAGCTTCTAGATGAACTAAGGATAGAGCAGGGCAGAGTTGCGGTTGAAGTGAATATGACTGTAATAAAAAAATCTGACTATAAAAGTTTCAGGCTTAATGAAGGCGATGAAGTGGAGATTGTGAATTTTGTGGGAGGAGGATAA